In Pyrus communis chromosome 1, drPyrComm1.1, whole genome shotgun sequence, the following are encoded in one genomic region:
- the LOC137739722 gene encoding pentatricopeptide repeat-containing protein At1g10270-like: MSIYRLLLRSLRRPSTPTTLPLTQSLSSLHLHNPSHNIPLHLTTPTRTFAFSSAEEAAAERRRRKRRLRIEPPLNALRRDSRPPPPRDPNAPRLPDTTSALVGPRLNLHNRVQSLIRAGDLDAASEVARRSVFSNTRPTVFTCNAIVAAMYRAKRYNDAIALFHFFFNQSNIVPNIVSYNNLINTHCDEGRVDVGLEIYRHIIANCPYSPSPVTYRHLTKGLVDAGRIGEGVDLLREMLNKGHGADSLVYNNLIKGFLHLENMEKAVELFDELKERCLVYDGVVNSTFMDWFFNQGKEREAMESYKSLLDRQFRMVPATCNVLLEVLLKHGKKKEAWDLFDQMLDNHTPPNFQAVNSDTFNIMVNECFKLGKCDEAIATFKKVGTKVNSKPFSMDVAGYNNIIARYCDNGMLPEAETLFAELSSKSLTPDVTTHRTLIDAYLKVERIDDALKIFSRMVEVGLRVVASLGNTVFDELIKNGKVVDCAQILKKMGEKEPKPDASFYEAVIKGLCNEDALDTGRDLLEEMVRYGIGIPPALQQFVNEVFGEAGRGEEIQRVLNTNRRGYQPLPREAPPRQFQPRSPQMAGQEPPSGPSQMAGQYRPSLAPPQMTRQYQPPSGTYQPPSGPYQMTGTYQSPPTPPQMATSQHPTAQSPQMTGQYYSPSGASQTAVPRHPPSVLPHVTASYPPSEAFQSLGPQRPLSEPAQGTGSHQSPSEPPQNTEQLGLQVKQD, from the exons ATGTCAATCTACCGCCTGCTCCTCCGCTCTCTCCGCCGCCCTTCCACCCCAACAACCCTACCCCTAACCCAATCCCTCTCCTCTCTCCACCTCCACAACCCTAGCCATAACATTCCTCTCCATCTCACCACCCCCACGCGCACCTTCGCCTTCTCCTCCGCCGAAGAAGCCGCCGCTGAGCGCCGACGCCGCAAGCGCCGCCTCCGCATCGAGCCCCCGCTCAACGCCCTCCGTCGGGACTCACGCCCCCCTCCTCCACGGGACCCGAACGCCCCCCGCCTACCTGACACCACCTCCGCCCTCGTCGGTCCCCGCCTCAACCTCCACAACCGCGTCCAGTCGCTCATCCGCGCGGGAGACTTGGACGCGGCCTCCGAGGTTGCGCGCCGCTCGGTTTTCTCCAACACTCGCCCCACCGTCTTCACCTGCAATGccattgtggctgcaatgtacCGCGCCAAGAGGTATAATGACGCTATTGccctcttccacttcttcttcaatcAATCAAACATTGTTCCTAACATTGTATCgtataataatttgattaataCTCACTGCGACGAGGGCCGTGTCGATGTGGGCCTGGAGATTTATCGGCATATAATTGCAAATTGCCCCTACAGTCCCTCGCCCGTGACATACCGGCATTTGACTAAAGGGTTGGTCGATGCTGGAAGGATAGGTGAGGGTGTGGACTTGTTGAGGGAGATGTTGAATAAGGGCCACGGAGCGGATTCTTTGgtttataataatttgattaagGGGTTCTTACATTTGGAGAATATGGAGAAGGCTGTTGAGCTTTTTGATGAGCTTAAAGAGAGATGTCTGGTTTATGATGGGGTCGTGAATTCAACGTTTATGGATTGGTTTTTCAACCAGGGGAAAGAGAGGGAGGCGATGGAATCATACAAGTCCTTGCTTGATAGGCAGTTTAGGATGGTCCCGGCAACTTGTAATGTTCTCTTGGAGGTATTGCTTAAGCatgggaagaagaaggaagccTGGGATTTGTTCGATCAGATGTTGGATAATCACACCCCGCCAAACTTCCAGGCTGTGAATTCGGATACATTTAACATTATGGTTAATGAGTGTTTTAAGCTTGGAAAGTGCGATGAGGCGATTGCCACCTTCAAGAAGGTGGGGAcaaaggtgaattcaaagccatttTCTATGGACGTTGCGGGGTATAACAATATCATTGCTAGATATTGTGACAATGGGATGTTGCCGGAGGCTGAGACACTGTTTGCAGAATTGTCCTCAAAGTCATTGACCCCGGATGTCACGACTCATAGGACGCTGATTGATGCGTACTTGAAAGTAGAGAGGATAGATGATGCTCTTAAGATATTTAGCAGGATGGTGGAGGTTGGTCTGCGAGTGGTTGCTAGTCTTGGTAATACGGTGTTCGATGAATTGATTAAGAACGGGAAGGTAGTAGACTGTGCGcagattttgaagaaaatgggagaaaaagaaccaaaaccgGATGCCAGTTTTTATGAAGCTGTGATCAAGGGGCTTTGCAACGAAGATGCGCTTGATACAGGCCGTGATTTATTGGAAGAGATGGTGAGGTATGGCATTGGTATTCCTCCAGCATTACAGCAGTTTGTAAACGAGGTTTTTGGAGAAGCTGGGCGTGGTGAAGAGATTCAGAGAGTATTAAATACAAATAGGCGAGGATACCAACCACTACCTAGAGAGGCACCACCTCGGCAATTCCAACCAAGATCGCCTCAAATGGCAGGACAGGAGCCTCCGTCAGGACCTTCCCAAATGGCAGGACAATATCGTCCGTCTTTGGCACCGCCCCAAATGACTAGACAATATCAGCCGCCATCTGGAACGTATCAGCCGCCTTCTGGACCCTATCAAATGACTGGAACTTATCAATCACCACCAACACCTCCACAGATGGCTACAAGCCAGCACCCCACAGCTCAATCCCCTCAAATGACTGGACAGTATTACTCTCCATCAGGAGCCTCCCAAACGGCAGTACCACGCCACCCTCCGTCTGTACTCCCTCATGTGACAGCTTCGTACCCGCCATCTGAAGCTTTTCAGAGCCTAGGACCACAGCGCCCTCTGTCAGAACCTGCTCAAGGGACAGGATCTCACCAATCACCATCAGAACCCCCACAAAATACAGAACAG CTTGGATTACAGGTAAAACAGGATTAG
- the LOC137715298 gene encoding glycosyltransferase BC10-like has product MARGREDYEKNTGLLKLLQILSFLIVFVMGVVIGLATRAHMNRYFGSQTENYSLINHLSANKPHEEKNCTIVPVSDKVDCMSMETFLQPKNLTHGLSDDELFWRASMVPRKREFPFERVPKVAFMFLTRGPLPLLPLWERFFQGHDKYFSIYVHVIPGYKLNVSTTSPFYLRQIPSQPVSWGTLTLLDAERRLLANALLDLSNERFVLLSESCIPIYNFTTVYEYLVASNHSYVESYDDPGRYGRGRYRRNMFPDITLRQWRKGSQWFELSRALSVYIVSETKYYTIFSNYCLPACFPDEHYLPTYINMLQGSLNSNRTVTWVDWSLRGPHPTTYEGDNITEDFLRWIRNNGAPCQYNAEMKSICYLFARKFAPTALEPLLKLAAAVMEY; this is encoded by the exons ATGGCAAGAGGCAGAGAAGACTACGAGAAGAACACTGGTTTGCTCAAACTCTTGCAGATTCTCTCGTTCTTGATAGTTTTTGTTATGGGGGTCGTTATAGGATTAGCAACGAGGGCGCATATGAACCGGTATTTTGGTTCCCAAACTGAGAATTATTCGCTTATCAATCACCTCTCCGCCAATAAGCCGCACGAGGAGAAGAATTGTACAATTGTGCCAGTTAGTGACAAGGTTGATTGCATGAGTATGGAGACGTTTCTTCAGCCGAAGAATTTGACACACGGTCTGTCTGATGATGAGCTCTTTTGGAGAGCTTCAATGGTGCCGAGAAAGCGAGAGTTTCCATTCGAGAGAGTGCCTAAAGTGGCTTTCATGTTTTTGACTAGAGGACCCTTGCCCTTGCTGCCATTGTGGGAGAGGTTCTTTCAGGGCCATGACAAGTATTTCTCAATTTACGTCCACGTGATTCCGGGTTATAAGCTCAATGTATCTACCACCTCTCCTTTTTATCTACGCCAAATCCCCAGTCAG CCGGTTTCATGGGGGACACTAACGTTGCTTGATGCAGAGAGGCGCCTTCTAGCGAATGCTTTGCTTGACCTCTCCAATGAGCGCTTTGTTCTTCTCTCGGAGAGCTGCATCCCGATCTATAATTTCACTACTGTCTACGAGTATCTCGTTGCTTCAAACCATAGCTATGTCGAGTCATACGATGATCCTGGGCGTTATGGCCGTGGGCGTTACAGGCGCAATATGTTTCCCGATATTACACTGCGTCAGTGGAGGAAAGGGTCGCAGTGGTTTGAACTTAGCCGTGCGTTATCTGTATATATAGTTTCGGAAACAAAGTATTACACAATCTTCAGCAACTATTGTTTGCCTGCATGCTTCCCGGATGAGCATTACCTGCCTACTTACATCAACATGCTCCAAGGGTCGCTGAATTCGAATCGGACTGTGACATGGGTTGACTGGTCACTGCGAGGTCCGCACCCTACAACGTACGAAGGAGACAATATTACAGAAGATTTCCTGCGGTGGATAAGGAATAATGGAGCGCCGTGTCAGTACAATGCGGAGATGAAATCCATATGTTACCTATTTGCTCGGAAGTTTGCACCAACTGCATTGGAGCCTCTGCTCAAGCTCGCCGCGGCGGTGATGGAATATTGA
- the LOC137713650 gene encoding probable polygalacturonase: protein MDSDKPSSLFLGKAMKPTWTSLLFVLTIMVVLSYQNFSTRSRLPTWVGSIWPTGGSETRSDAPASSCAGFFGDVPKRKVVMSIEAFGGVGDGTTSNTEAFRRAILHMQAFRNTGGSQLNVPKGRWLTGSFNLTSNFTLFLEHGAVILGSQDPKQWPVIEPLPSYGRGRERLGGRHISLVHGDGLTNVVITGHNGTVDGQGKMWWELWWNRTLEHTRGHLLEIKNSRNILISNLTFRNSPFWTIHPVYCSNVVIKDMTILAPLNAPNTDGIDPDSSTNVCIEDCYIESGDDLVAVKSGWDHYGIKIARPSSNIIIRRVNGTTPTCSGVGIGSEMSGGISNITIEDLHVWDSAAGVRIKSDKGRGGYIANVSISNLMMERVKIPIRFSRGANDHPDKGWDPKAVPHVKGIFISNVLSLNSTKAPELKGIEGASFERICFKNVTVLGLAPSAAWRCEFVSGFADGVFPVPCPQMEDMDSFGSCMQR from the exons ATGGATTCAGATAAACCCAGCAGCTTATTTCTGGGTAAGGCGATGAAGCCCACGTGGACATCTCTGCTTTTCGTACTCACCATCATGGTTGTCCTTTCCTACCAAAATTTCTCGACGAGGTCGAGGCTTCCGACATGGGTCGGGTCGATTTGGCCAACTGGAGGATCCGAAACCCGATCGGATGCCCCGGCCAGCAGCTGTGCCGGGTTCTTCGGGGATGTGCCGAAGCGGAAGGTGGTGATGTCCATCGAAGCTTTCGGTGGCGTTGGCGACGGAACCACCTCCAACACGGAAGCGTTTAGGAGGGCGATACTCCACATGCAGGCTTTCCGTAATACCGGTGGGTCCCAGTTGAATGTCCCCAAGGGAAGATGGCTGACGGGGAGTTTTAACCTCACCAGTAATTTCACGCTTTTTCTTGAACACGGCGCTGTAATTCTTGGCTCCCAG GATCCAAAGCAATGGCCTGTAATTGAGCCATTGCCTTCTTAtggaagagggagagagaggttaGGAGGAAGACATATAAGCCTTGTTCATGGGGATGGTCTCACAAATGTTGTCATTACAG GTCATAACGGGACGGTTGACGGTCAGGGAAAAATGTGGTGGGAACTATGGTGGAACAGAACATTGGAGCACACCAGAGGTCACCTCCTTGAAATAAAAAACTCTCGCAACATTCTCATCTCTAACCTCACCTTCCGCAATTCTCCTTTTTGGACCATCCATCCTGTTTACTGCAG TAACGTTGTTATCAAGGACATGACAATCTTGGCCCCCCTTAACGCTCCTAATACTGATGGTATAGACCCAG ATTCCAGTACTAATGTGTGCATTGAAGACTGTTACATAGAGAGTGGCGACGATCTTGTAGCAGTGAAAAGTGGGTGGGATCACTATGGAATCAAAATAGCTCGTCCAAGCTCAAACATAATAATTAGAAGAGTTAATGGCACCACTCCAACTTGCTCTGGAGTGGGAATAGGTAGTGAGATGTCTGGTGGGATTTCAAATATCACCATTGAGGATTTGCATGTTTGGGATTCCGCAGCTGGGGTGCGGATTAAATCTGATAAGGGTAGAGGGGGTTACATAGCGAATGTTAGTATAAGTAACTTAATGATGGAAAGGGTGAAGATACCCATAAGGTTTAGTAGAGGGGCGAATGATCACCCGGATAAAGGATGGGATCCCAAAGCTGTTCCCCATGTAAAGGGGATTTTTATTAGTAATGTGCTGAGTTTGAATTCAACAAAAGCCCCAGAATTGAAGGGCATTGAGGGGGCATCATTTGAAAGGATATGCTTTAAGAATGTCACAGTACTTGGTCTGGCTCCATCTGCAGCGTGGCGTTGTGAATTTGTTTCGGGTTTTGCAGATGGGGTATTTCCAGTGCCATGTCCTCAGATGGAGGATATGGACTCGTTTGGCTCTTGTATGCAGCGGTGA
- the LOC137713659 gene encoding photosystem I reaction center subunit N, chloroplastic-like encodes MAAMNSSVLACNYAVSGPRISELAKAKTTCMPSVESAAQTKVVAIRTQQPSTQNSQAAAGRRAALLSLAAVAFTAVSSNSAANAGVIDDYLEKSKANKELNDKKRLATSGANFARAFTVQFGSCKFPENFTGCQDLAKQKKVPFLSDDLSLECEGKDKYKCGSNVFWKW; translated from the exons ATGGCAGCGATGAACTCTAGTGTGTTGGCATGCAACTATGCCGTCTCCGGCCCCAGAATATCTGAACTTGCAAAAGCAAAGACGACTTGCATGCCTTCAGTTGAATCAGCAGCTCAGACCAAAGTAGTAGCAATCAGGACCCAACAGCCTAGCACACAAAATAGTCAAGCAGCTGCTGGAAGAAGGGCCGCGCTGCTCTCCCTGGCGGCCGTTGCTTTCACCGCTGTTTCGTCCAACTCCGCTGCCAATGCCGGTGTCATTGATGATTACCTCGAAAAAAGCAAAGCCAACAAG GAACTGAATGACAAGAAGAGGCTGGCAACGAGCGGTGCAAACTTTGCAAGAGCATTCACTGTTCAATTTGGATCATGCAAGTTCCCAGAGAACTTCACTGGCTGCCAAGATCTCGCCAAGCAAAAG AAAGTACCATTTCTCTCTGATGATCTGAGTTTAGAGTGCGAAGGCAAGGACAAGTACAAGTGTGGTTCCAATGTTTTCTGGAAATGGTGA
- the LOC137728307 gene encoding uncharacterized protein: MLWNGKALEPSEMHCKVQTWLHEFHKWHGPRKNTNVVTRQPWKPPENGWIKSNFDAAWDEQLEIGGVRVVIWNHKGEFMAAVAMRVEGIGSPLLAEIMAAREAVIFSQHQQTTDVEVEGDALMVTTTLQHEGLKDSSPFGHIIANTRQILSGFSQCKVTFGQCSTNKMAHRLARLGLALDNPVVWFKEPFDVIIDLLIEDSNRM; this comes from the coding sequence ATGTTGTGGAATGGAAAGGCTTTGGAGCCTTCGGAAATGCACTGTAAAGTGCAGACTTGGCTACATGAATTCCATAAATGGCATGGGCCGAGGAAGAACACCAACGTGGTCACTAGGCAGCCATGGAAGCCCCCAGAAAATGGGTGGATTAAAAGTAATTTTGATGCGGCATGGGATGAACAGTTAGAGATTGGAGGAGTGAGGGTAGTGATATGGAACCACAAAGGGGAATTCATGGCTGCAGTAGCAATGAGAGTTGAGGGAATTGGTTCTCCATTGTTGGCGGAGATTATGGCAGCAAGGGAAGCAGTGATTTTTTCTCAACACCAGCAGACTACAGACGTGGAAGTTGAAGGGGATGCTCTGATGGTGACCACGACACTTCAACATGAGGGCCTAAAGGATTCATCTCCTTTTGGGCACATTATTGCAAATACTAGACAGATTTTAAGTGGTTTTTCTCAGTGCAAGGTTACATTTGGCCAATGCTCGACGAACAAGATGGCACACAGGTTGGCTAGATTGGGTTTAGCCCTTGATAATCCGGTAGTTTGGTTCAAGGAACCTTTTGATGTAATAATAGACCTTTTAATTGAGGATAGTAATCGTATGTAA